The Streptomyces cyaneogriseus subsp. noncyanogenus region CCACGAATGAGCGCCGCCCGCCAACGCATCGCCGTGATCGGCGCGTCGGCGGCCGGACTCGCCGCGGCCGAGGGGCTGCGCCGGCTGGGCTGGGACGGCGTGATCACCCTCGTCGGCGACGAGCCGCACCCGCCGTACGACCGGCCGCCGCTGTCCAAGCAGGTGCTGTCCGGCGCGTGGCCGCCCGAGCGCACCACGCTGCGCGACCCCGGCCGGCTCGCCGCCCTCGGGCTCGACCTGCGGCTGGGCACCCGGGCCGTCGCCTACGACCCGGCGCTGCGCCACGTCACGCTGGACGACGGTGAGCGGACCGTCCTGGAGTGCGCGGGCGTCGTCGCCGCCACCGGGGTGCGCGCCCGCACCCTGCCCGGCACCGAGGGCGTCGAGGGCGTGCACGTGCTGCGCACCCTCCGGGACGCCCTCGCCCTGCGGCGGCGGCTCGCCGAGCCGGGCCGCCGGCTCGCGGTCGTGGGCAGCGGTGTGCTCGGCGCCGAGGTTGCCGCCGCGGCCCGCGGGCTCGGGCACCGGGTGGCGCTCGTCGGCGCCCAGGACACGCCGATGGAGCGCGTCCTGGGCCGCGAGGTCGGCGCACTGCTCGCCGAGGTCCACCGCGCCCACGGCGTCACCCTGTACCCGGGCCGCACGGTCACCGCGATCGCCGCGGACGGCGGGCGGGCGCGGGGAGTGGAACTGGCCGACGGCACCTTCGTGGAGGCCGACGACGTCCTGGTCGCCATCGGCTCCGAACCGGCCGTCGACTGGCTGCGCGGCCCCGCCGCCCCGGACCTGTCCGACGGGCTGGGCTGCGACCGCTACTGTGCCGCCGCGCCCGGCCTCTACGGCGCCGGCGACGTCGCCCGCTGGTACCACCCCGGCCTGGGGCGGCACATCCGGATCGAGCACCGGATGAACGCCGGCGAGCAGGGACTGGCCGCCGCCCGCAACCTCCTGGCCGAACTGGACGGCGAACGTTTCGGGGAGCGGCGCCCGTTCGAGCCGGTCCCGTACTTCTGGTCCGACCAGTACGACCTGAAGCTGCACGCCTACGGCGTCCTCGCCGGGGCCGTGCGGACCGAGGTGCTGCGCCTGGGCGAGGACCCGCTGCGGCTGGCCGCGCTCTACGGCGGTCCGGACCGGGTCACCGGCGTTCTCGGCATCGGCCTGACGCCCCGTCAGGCCCGGTCCCTGAGGCCGCTGGCCGCCGGTCCCGGCACCTGGGAGGAGGCCGTCGCGCGGCTCGGGGAGACGGTCGCCGCCTGACGTCGCGCCGCCCCGGCCACGGCCCCGGGGCCCCGGAAGGACCGGGGCTCCCGGGGCCGATCCGTGCCCTCCGGCCGGCCCGGAGGGGGCGCGTGCGAAGGCGTACGCGCCGCCGCGGAGCGCCGGACGGGGGCCGGGGGTCTGGCGGGGGGTGTGTTTCGGACCGGGATTATCGATTTCCGGACGGAAGCGGAGCTATGCCTTTCGAGCGACTCTCAAGTTGATCGAAAATGTGCGAGAAAGATGAGACGCGACTTATTGCGTGATGCGGCTCAGGACCCCGCTCACGTTCAATACCTCGTGACATCCCCGGGCCTGGCGGCCATTGGCCGGTGTGCCCGGCTTCTCGCAGGTCACTTCGATGGTCACCGTGTCGTTCTCGGGGATCTTGATGGGGGTCACCCAGTGGTAGTCCTGGTTGCGGAAGGTCTCCAGCGCGATGGTGGTGATCTTCCGGTCCCCGAAGCTGATGGTCAGCACCCCCTCGTCGCCCTGGAAGTTGGCGACGACGATGTCCGTCACCTGGAAGACGCTGTCCCTGGGCACCTGGTAGGTGCCGGTCTCGGTCCGTCCGGTGGACGTCTCCAGGTCGATGGTGGCCGAACTCTGCTGGCCGGCGCCGATGGCGCCGCCCGCCCCCTCGGCGGAACCGCCCGGTCCGGTCGCCGTGCCGCCCGCGCCCGGCCCGGCCCCCGTGCCGGCGCCCGCGCCGGTCTCCTGCCCGCCGGCCCCGGTGCCGGCCCCACCGCCGCGCCCGGCGTCCGGAGTCTGCCCGGCCTCACCCCCGGCCGGTGTGGGCCGGGGCTGGACGGCCTCGGTGGCGGCCTCCTCGGCGGCGCTGCGCACGGCGGGACGCACCAGGGTGAACCAGGCGAGCAGCAGCGCGATCAGCGCGGCGAGCACGATGAGCAGCCACCGCGGGAAGACCGGGATCTGGACGAACTCCGCGTCCAGCGGGGGCCGGACGGCCGTCGGGTCCTGCGGCGTCTCCGCCTCGTCGTCGGTCCGCTCGGCGACGTCCACGGTGAAGGGCCACACCGCCGGGGCGCCGAACCACACCGGCGCGCCCCGGCGGACGCGCAGGCCGATCTCCGCCGTTTCCCCCGGCTCGAGCCCCCGATCCGCCGGGGTGAAGGCGAACCCGAGTTCGTCACCGGCCTGGCCGGGGGTGAAGCCCACCCGTACCGGCGTGTTCCCCTGGTTGCGGACGGCCAGCCGGTAGCGGCCGCGAAGCCAGCCGCGCCGTCGGCGGGGGGCCAGCTCGGTGTGCAGTTCGTGGAACGCCTCGATGGTCACGGTCGTTTCGAGGACGCGTACGGACTCGGGGTGCTCCGCCGGGAGGACACGTACCCCGAGGGCCACCTCGCCGGCCCGGATCTCCGGCGACCGGGGCGGTTGCAGACGGATCGTCACCGTCTCGGAGGTGCCCGGATACAGGGAGACCCGCGCGGGTTCCACGGTGGCCCAGGAAGCGCAGTCGCCGACGACCTCCAGGGAGTACGCCTCGACGATGTCGCTGTCGTTGCGGACCGTCACCGTGGTCATGGCCGTCTCGCCGGGCACCACCGTGACGGCCGGGATGTCGAGGCCGGGCGCACCGGCGCCGGAAGAGGGTGCAGAAGGCGTCACACCGTCACGGTAGGGCCGTACCTCGGGGCTCAACGAGGAGCGCGAGGGCAACATCCGGGCAGTCGAGATGCCCGGGAAGTCATGTCCGACTTCATGGCGGGCCGGAGGGGGTGACGGCGCGCACCGCCCCGCGCGTGCCGCGCGCGGGCGGGTGTGCCGTCACCGTCACCGGCCCTGGAGATCACGAGACAGGTAACCCCCCCATGACCGCTCCAGAAGAACCGAACCGGGTCGTGTCCGCCGACCCCTCCCCGATGCCCACCCAGGCCCGCACCACGCGCTGGACGCCCCGCAACGGCCGTCCGGACCGGGTGACCGTGGCCGTCCGAGCCGCCGACGAGATACTGCGCGTGGGCGTGGTCCAGCAGTTGCGTCCGTGTCCGGAGGTGGAACTGCTCGACGGCGCCGACGCGGAGCGGGCCCAGGCGACGCTGGTGGTGGTCGACAGCGTCGACGACGACGTGGCGGCCCTGCTGCACCGGCTGCGGCGCAACACCGCCACCCGTACGGGGCTCGTGGTGGGCTCCCTCGGGTCCGGCTCGCTGCAACGCGTCCTCGAGTGCGGCGTGGCGGCGGTGCTGCGGCGCGGCGAGGCCGACCAGGACCGGCTGCTGCACCTGGTCCTGGCGATGGCCAACGGCGAGGGGGTGCTGCCCGGCGACCTGCTCGGCAAGCTGCTCACCCACGTGGGCAGCCTGCAGCGCTCCACGCCCGACACCCGGGGGCTGTCACTGTCCACGCTGACCACCCGCGAGGCGGAGATGCTGCGCCTGGTGTCGGAGGGCCTGGACACCGCGGAGATCGCCCGCAAGACCTCGTACTCCGAACGGACCGTCAAGAACGTGCTGCACGAGATCATCACGCGGCTCAATCTGCGCAACCGGGCCCACGCGGTCGGTTACGCGCTGCGCAACGACCTGATCTGACACGGCGCGATCCACCGGTCCGGGCGACCGCGTACGCCGTGAAGGGCGGCCGTGTACGCCGTGAGGGCGGGACGGCCGCGTACGTCGTCGGAGGACGGCCGGCGCCGGGCAACCCCCCCGGCGGCCGGCCGTTCGGCGCCCGGCGCGGGGCCGCGCGGGCCGACCGGGGACCCGGTGCTGCCCGAACGCGCACCCGACGCTTCCCCCAGGTACGGCCCCGCGGCCCTCCCGCCCCGCGCGCGGACGGTGCAGGGTGGCGGGGGCAGGTCTCGAAACGCCGCACCACACTGCGAGGGGAACCGTGATCGGAACCGCTGCCCCCGG contains the following coding sequences:
- a CDS encoding helix-turn-helix transcriptional regulator, which gives rise to MPTQARTTRWTPRNGRPDRVTVAVRAADEILRVGVVQQLRPCPEVELLDGADAERAQATLVVVDSVDDDVAALLHRLRRNTATRTGLVVGSLGSGSLQRVLECGVAAVLRRGEADQDRLLHLVLAMANGEGVLPGDLLGKLLTHVGSLQRSTPDTRGLSLSTLTTREAEMLRLVSEGLDTAEIARKTSYSERTVKNVLHEIITRLNLRNRAHAVGYALRNDLI
- a CDS encoding NAD(P)/FAD-dependent oxidoreductase, giving the protein MSAARQRIAVIGASAAGLAAAEGLRRLGWDGVITLVGDEPHPPYDRPPLSKQVLSGAWPPERTTLRDPGRLAALGLDLRLGTRAVAYDPALRHVTLDDGERTVLECAGVVAATGVRARTLPGTEGVEGVHVLRTLRDALALRRRLAEPGRRLAVVGSGVLGAEVAAAARGLGHRVALVGAQDTPMERVLGREVGALLAEVHRAHGVTLYPGRTVTAIAADGGRARGVELADGTFVEADDVLVAIGSEPAVDWLRGPAAPDLSDGLGCDRYCAAAPGLYGAGDVARWYHPGLGRHIRIEHRMNAGEQGLAAARNLLAELDGERFGERRPFEPVPYFWSDQYDLKLHAYGVLAGAVRTEVLRLGEDPLRLAALYGGPDRVTGVLGIGLTPRQARSLRPLAAGPGTWEEAVARLGETVAA
- a CDS encoding hydrolytic protein; translated protein: MTPSAPSSGAGAPGLDIPAVTVVPGETAMTTVTVRNDSDIVEAYSLEVVGDCASWATVEPARVSLYPGTSETVTIRLQPPRSPEIRAGEVALGVRVLPAEHPESVRVLETTVTIEAFHELHTELAPRRRRGWLRGRYRLAVRNQGNTPVRVGFTPGQAGDELGFAFTPADRGLEPGETAEIGLRVRRGAPVWFGAPAVWPFTVDVAERTDDEAETPQDPTAVRPPLDAEFVQIPVFPRWLLIVLAALIALLLAWFTLVRPAVRSAAEEAATEAVQPRPTPAGGEAGQTPDAGRGGGAGTGAGGQETGAGAGTGAGPGAGGTATGPGGSAEGAGGAIGAGQQSSATIDLETSTGRTETGTYQVPRDSVFQVTDIVVANFQGDEGVLTISFGDRKITTIALETFRNQDYHWVTPIKIPENDTVTIEVTCEKPGTPANGRQARGCHEVLNVSGVLSRITQ